A genomic stretch from Microtus pennsylvanicus isolate mMicPen1 chromosome 11, mMicPen1.hap1, whole genome shotgun sequence includes:
- the LOC142831763 gene encoding transmembrane protein 235-like isoform X1: MALLAALFLSAALGALLSFALLAAAVASDYWYILEVANTGGSRGGAPLQLSSHSGLWRTCEGQNSCVPLIDPFSSDSLETSPSLQHLLSLHGTVMVVLPLSLILIVCGWVCGLLSSLSQSIPLLLLTGCYFLLGGALTLAGVSIYISYSHLAFVETARMYGTQHVQGVHISFGWSLALAWGSCASEVLSGALLLIAARFLSQRQRPGTPQSVVI; this comes from the exons ATGGCCCTTCTGGCCGCCTTGTTCCTGAGCGCAGCCCTTGGCGCCCTGCTCAGCTTTGCACTGCTGGCAGCTGCGGTCGCCAGCGACTACTGGTACATCCTGGAGGTGGCGAACACCGGCGGCTCCCGTGGCGGCGCGCCGCTGCAGCTCTCCTCGCATTCTGGGCTCTGGCGCACCTGCGAAG GGCAGAACAGCTGTGTGCCGCTGATTGACCCGTTTTCCAGTGACAGCTTGGAGACTTCTCCCTCCTTACAGCATCTTCTCT CGCTGCACGGTACTGTCATGGTAGTCCTGCCTCTGAGCCTCATCCTCATTGTATGTGGCTGGGTCTGCGGCTTGCTCAGCTCCCTGTCCCAGAGCATCCCTCTGCTGCTGCTCACCGGCTGCTACTTCTTGCTAGGGG GTGCCCTGACCCTGGCAGGAGTCAGCATCTACATCAGCTACTCACACCTGGCGTTCGTGGAGACGGCCCGCATGTACGGCACGCAGCACGTCCAGGGCGTGCACATCAGCTTCGGCTGGTCGCTGGCCCTGGCCTGGGGCTCCTGCGCCTCGGAGGTGCTCAGCGGTGCACTCTTGCTCATAGCTGCCCGGTTCCTCAGCCAGCGCCAACGCCCAGGAACGCCCCAATCTGTGGTCATCTGA
- the LOC142831763 gene encoding transmembrane protein 235-like isoform X2 — translation MALLAALFLSAALGALLSFALLAAAVASDYWYILEVANTGGSRGGAPLQLSSHSGLWRTCEALHGTVMVVLPLSLILIVCGWVCGLLSSLSQSIPLLLLTGCYFLLGGALTLAGVSIYISYSHLAFVETARMYGTQHVQGVHISFGWSLALAWGSCASEVLSGALLLIAARFLSQRQRPGTPQSVVI, via the exons ATGGCCCTTCTGGCCGCCTTGTTCCTGAGCGCAGCCCTTGGCGCCCTGCTCAGCTTTGCACTGCTGGCAGCTGCGGTCGCCAGCGACTACTGGTACATCCTGGAGGTGGCGAACACCGGCGGCTCCCGTGGCGGCGCGCCGCTGCAGCTCTCCTCGCATTCTGGGCTCTGGCGCACCTGCGAAG CGCTGCACGGTACTGTCATGGTAGTCCTGCCTCTGAGCCTCATCCTCATTGTATGTGGCTGGGTCTGCGGCTTGCTCAGCTCCCTGTCCCAGAGCATCCCTCTGCTGCTGCTCACCGGCTGCTACTTCTTGCTAGGGG GTGCCCTGACCCTGGCAGGAGTCAGCATCTACATCAGCTACTCACACCTGGCGTTCGTGGAGACGGCCCGCATGTACGGCACGCAGCACGTCCAGGGCGTGCACATCAGCTTCGGCTGGTCGCTGGCCCTGGCCTGGGGCTCCTGCGCCTCGGAGGTGCTCAGCGGTGCACTCTTGCTCATAGCTGCCCGGTTCCTCAGCCAGCGCCAACGCCCAGGAACGCCCCAATCTGTGGTCATCTGA
- the LOC142831762 gene encoding baculoviral IAP repeat-containing protein 5-like, translating to MGAPALPPTWQLYLINHRISTFKNWPFLEGCSCTPERMAEAGFIHCPTDNEPDLAQCFFCFKELEGWEPDDNPLEEHKKHSPGCAFLTVKKQFEELTLSEFLKLEKERAKNKIAKETNSKQKEFEETAKTIRHSIEQLAAWQ from the exons ATGGGCGCTCCGGCTCTGCCCCCGACCTGGCAGCTGTATCTCATTAACCACCGCATATCCACTTTCAAGAACTGGCCGTTCCTGGAGGGCTGCTCCTGCACCCCAGAGCGG ATGGCGGAAGCTGGCTTCATCCACTGCCCTACCGACAATGAGCCTGACTTGGCCCAGTGTTTTTTCTGCTTTAAGGAGTTGGAAGGCTGGGAACCAGATGACAACCCTCT AGAGGAGCATAAAAAGCACTCGCCTGGGTGTGCCTTCCTGACTGTCAAGAAGCAGTTTGAAGAACTAACCCTCAGTGAATTCTTGaaactggagaaagaaagagccaaGAACAAAATT GCAAAGGAGACCAACAGCAAgcagaaagaatttgaagaaactGCAAAGACCATCCGTCACTCCATTGAGCAGCTGGCTGCCTGGCAGTGA